From the genome of Xylanivirga thermophila:
GACAACATCATCCTGAGAAACTGTTACCCTCATGGGATTTCCCCTCCACACCAATGGGAAGGAGATGTCGCTCCATTCTTTAGGTAGACGGGGTGATATATATAAATCATCTCCAACTATTCTCACGCCGCCAAATCCCATGACTACGCATTGCCAAATACCACCCATGGCCGCACTGTGTATCCCCATATCCGAGCTTTTCATGTTTTGTCCAAGATCTATATCGCAGGAACTACGGAAGAATTCATATGCACTATCCCTATAGCCAAGATCATTTGCCAAAATGCAGTGGGTAGACTTACTCAATGAAGAATCGTGAAGGGTACGCTCTTCATAAAAGAGATAATTCTTCTTTTTTGTTTCCTTATCAAATAGGTCATCTAAGAGATATAGTAACATAACCAGATCTGCTTGCTTAGAAACCTGCATTTCATTGATCTGTTCCATGTTATAATCATTATAGATGGTTCCTACTACTTCAGCATTCTTATATGGCGTAAGATCAATATGCTTTAGCTTCAAATAGGTATCGTGCTGAGGAATAATACCATCTTCCCCGGGCTTAGGCAGATATAATCCATCTATAACCCTGTCTATCTCATCTTTGATGTTAGAAAGATGCAATTTTTGATCCAACTTTTTATATAGTTCCGGATTAATATTTGGCATCTCTTCGATGATCTCTTTAGCCAGCTTCATATTATAATGGGCAAGGTAGTTGGTGTAAGCATTGTTATTCACATGCTCTTTGTACTCATCCGGCCCAATGACATCATTTATTTCATAGCGTTTTAGCGTTTCATTCCACTCTACCCTGCTTGACCAAAAATAGGCTGTTTGTATAATGATCTCATAGCCATAGTTATCCATAAACTCCTGATCTCTAGTAGCAATATAGTATTCCCATACCGCATAGGCAATATCAGCTGAAATATGCTGTTCAATCAATCCGGTCAAAATGGGAGTAGCCTCTCCGGTTACAACATCTGCAGCACCTAATTTAGGAGTTACCTCACCATCATCGATCCATGCAGATTCCCATGGATACATAGCACCTTTAAAGCCATTTTCCCTTGCCTTTAATCGGGCACCATATAAATTTCTGAAACGATATTCTAGTAGCGTTCGCGCTGTCTTAGGCTGTGTAAACATAAAATAGGGTAGAATAAAGATCTCAGTGTCCCAAAATGAATGACCCTTATATCCCTCACCACTTAAGCCCTTTGCACCAATTCCAACCCTATTGTCATCTTGCTTAGTCATGATATTGAGATGATATAGTGCAAATCTAATAGCTAACTGGTCATAATCATTGATGGCATTTATTTTAATATCATGTTCTCTCCAAAAATGCGCCCATGCATCCTTGTTTTCTTTAAATAAGGCATCATATCCCAATTCATAAGCCTTGCGAATAGTTTCAAGGCCATCATTTTTTAAACTGTCAACTATATCATCAGAAATGGATTCATATTTTAGATCACGGCTGGTATGGACACATGAAATCTTCTCCATTGTAAATACACTGTCTTTCTTTAGGGTCAGCTGTAGCTTGTTGCTAAGAAATCTCCGTTCAATAACAGGCAATAGATCAACCTTAGCCTTCTTGCCATCAATTTCAAAGGCATGGGATGCATGTATAGCTGCATATACACCAGATTGTATGGTTTTTGATATCATCTCCATATATGTTGCATCATAGATGCGCTTTTCCCCTTCATGAAAATGCTGTGAGCCTGTATTAGTCACTTGACCATCAATGCCGCTTTCAATAGAAATGTTCATATCGCCAGATAAAGGTTTAATTGTAACTTTGCTACCAATTATATGTCTATTTGCGACAGAAACAAAACGATTAAAACACAATTCCAAACGATCACCATTAGGACTCTCCCAATCCACTTTACGGATGAGTTCTCCCGTCTTTAAATTAAGACTGCG
Proteins encoded in this window:
- a CDS encoding glycoside hydrolase family 65 protein translates to MGNILNYTKGQGEFKNWIIEESDFDYQHLGKCESIFCQGNGYMGVRAALEEKYVGEKRNMFVAGTFNKFDEAEVTELPNLPDITNVIIYVSGIRFRMDSGVLHAYSRSLNLKTGELIRKVDWESPNGDRLELCFNRFVSVANRHIIGSKVTIKPLSGDMNISIESGIDGQVTNTGSQHFHEGEKRIYDATYMEMISKTIQSGVYAAIHASHAFEIDGKKAKVDLLPVIERRFLSNKLQLTLKKDSVFTMEKISCVHTSRDLKYESISDDIVDSLKNDGLETIRKAYELGYDALFKENKDAWAHFWREHDIKINAINDYDQLAIRFALYHLNIMTKQDDNRVGIGAKGLSGEGYKGHSFWDTEIFILPYFMFTQPKTARTLLEYRFRNLYGARLKARENGFKGAMYPWESAWIDDGEVTPKLGAADVVTGEATPILTGLIEQHISADIAYAVWEYYIATRDQEFMDNYGYEIIIQTAYFWSSRVEWNETLKRYEINDVIGPDEYKEHVNNNAYTNYLAHYNMKLAKEIIEEMPNINPELYKKLDQKLHLSNIKDEIDRVIDGLYLPKPGEDGIIPQHDTYLKLKHIDLTPYKNAEVVGTIYNDYNMEQINEMQVSKQADLVMLLYLLDDLFDKETKKKNYLFYEERTLHDSSLSKSTHCILANDLGYRDSAYEFFRSSCDIDLGQNMKSSDMGIHSAAMGGIWQCVVMGFGGVRIVGDDLYISPRLPKEWSDISFPLVWRGNPMRVTVSQDDVVVENMGKDAVSIFIYDTKTSILAGQKAGAEIKR